From Mycobacterium lacus, one genomic window encodes:
- the rpmF gene encoding 50S ribosomal protein L32 yields the protein MAVPKRRMSRANTRSRRSQWKAAKTELVGVTVAGHKHKVPRRLLKAARLGLIDLDKR from the coding sequence ATGGCGGTACCCAAGCGCAGGATGTCGCGCGCGAACACCCGAAGCCGGCGCTCGCAGTGGAAGGCTGCCAAGACCGAGCTCGTCGGAGTGACGGTGGCTGGTCACAAGCACAAGGTTCCCCGCCGGCTGCTCAAAGCCGCCCGCCTCGGCCTCATCGACCTCGACAAGCGCTAG
- a CDS encoding acyclic terpene utilization AtuA family protein yields MRIGNCSGFYGDRLSAMREMLSGGELDYVTGDYLAELTMLILGRDRMKNPDRGYAKTFLAQLEECLGLALDRRVRIVANAGGLNPAGLADAVRALAERLGIGARIAHVEGDDLQPRAAELGLGAPLTANAYLGAWGIVDCLSAGADVVVTGRVTDASVTVAAAAAHFGWGRTDYNRLAGAVVAGHVIECGVQATGGNYSFFAEIPELLHAGFPLAEVDADGSSVITKHPGTDGVVSVDTVTAQLLYEITGARYANPDVTARMDTIELLADGPDRVRISGVIGEPPPPTLKVSLNSIGGFRNAITFVLTGLDIEAKADLVRRQLESSLTVKPAELQWTLARTDHPDADTEEAASALLHCVVRDPDPANVGRQFSSAAVELALASYPGFTMTAPPGDGQVYGVFTAGYVDAQQVRHIAVHPDGTRTEIACATETLELVPADPPPLPEPLPAGPTCRVPLGRIAGARSGDKGGSANVGVWVRTDEQWRWLANTLTVEQLKELLPETADLDVTRHVLPNLRAVNFVIEGILGQGVAYQARFDPQAKGLGEWLRSRHVDIPERLL; encoded by the coding sequence GTGCGAATCGGGAACTGCTCGGGCTTCTACGGGGACCGCCTGTCAGCCATGCGCGAAATGCTCAGCGGCGGCGAACTCGACTACGTCACCGGCGACTACCTGGCCGAGCTAACCATGCTGATTCTGGGCCGCGACCGGATGAAAAACCCCGACCGCGGATATGCCAAGACCTTCCTGGCCCAACTGGAGGAATGCCTGGGACTGGCGCTGGACCGCCGGGTGCGCATCGTCGCCAACGCCGGCGGCCTGAACCCCGCCGGGCTGGCCGACGCGGTACGCGCCCTGGCCGAACGCCTGGGTATCGGAGCCCGGATCGCGCACGTCGAAGGCGACGACCTGCAGCCCCGCGCGGCCGAACTCGGCCTCGGCGCGCCGCTGACGGCAAACGCCTACCTGGGCGCCTGGGGCATTGTCGACTGCCTGAGTGCCGGAGCCGACGTCGTCGTTACCGGCCGGGTCACCGACGCCTCGGTGACCGTCGCGGCCGCGGCCGCGCACTTCGGCTGGGGCCGCACCGACTACAACCGGCTTGCCGGGGCGGTGGTGGCCGGTCACGTCATCGAATGCGGCGTCCAGGCCACCGGGGGCAACTACTCCTTTTTCGCAGAAATCCCGGAGCTGCTCCACGCCGGCTTCCCGCTGGCCGAGGTCGACGCCGACGGCTCGTCGGTGATCACTAAGCACCCGGGTACCGACGGAGTGGTCAGCGTCGACACGGTCACCGCGCAGCTGCTCTACGAGATCACCGGCGCCCGGTACGCCAACCCCGACGTCACGGCGCGGATGGACACCATCGAATTATTGGCCGACGGCCCCGACCGGGTCCGCATCAGCGGCGTGATCGGCGAACCGCCGCCGCCCACACTGAAGGTGTCGCTGAACAGCATCGGCGGATTCCGCAACGCCATCACGTTCGTGCTGACCGGCCTGGATATCGAGGCCAAGGCCGATTTGGTGCGGCGGCAACTGGAATCCAGCTTGACCGTCAAGCCCGCCGAGTTGCAGTGGACCCTGGCCCGCACCGACCACCCCGACGCCGACACCGAGGAAGCCGCGAGCGCCTTGCTGCACTGCGTCGTCCGCGATCCCGACCCGGCGAACGTGGGACGCCAATTTTCCTCGGCGGCAGTCGAATTAGCGTTGGCAAGCTATCCCGGGTTCACCATGACCGCCCCGCCGGGCGATGGACAGGTCTACGGTGTGTTCACTGCGGGGTACGTCGACGCCCAACAGGTGCGGCACATCGCGGTGCATCCCGACGGTACGCGCACCGAAATCGCCTGCGCCACGGAAACTTTGGAATTGGTGCCCGCCGATCCCCCGCCGTTGCCGGAGCCGCTGCCTGCCGGCCCGACGTGCCGGGTGCCGCTGGGCCGCATCGCCGGCGCCCGCAGCGGCGACAAGGGCGGATCGGCCAACGTCGGGGTGTGGGTCCGCACCGACGAGCAGTGGCGCTGGCTGGCCAACACGCTGACGGTCGAGCAGCTCAAGGAGCTGCTGCCCGAGACCGCGGACCTTGATGTCACCCGCCATGTGCTGCCCAACTTGCGGGCGGTCAACTTCGTCATCGAGGGGATCCTCGGCCAGGGTGTTGCCTATCAGGCGCGCTTCGATCCGCAGGCCAAGGGGTTGGGCGAATGGCTGCGCAGCCGCCATGTCGACATCCCGGAAAGGCTTTTGTGA
- a CDS encoding acyl-CoA dehydrogenase family protein codes for MSIWNTPEREQLRKTVRSFTEREILPHIDEWERIGELPRDLHRRAGAAGLLGAGFPETVGGGGGDGADPVIICEELHQAGAPGGVFASLFTCGIAVPHMIASGDARLIETFVRPTLAGEKIGALAITEPGGGSDVGHLRTSAVRDGDHYVINGAKTYITSGVRADYVVTAVRTGGPGAAGVSLVVVEKGTPGFEVARKLDKMGWRSSDTAELSYTDVRVPAANLVGGENTGFAQIARAFVSERIALATQAYSSAQRCLDITAQWCRDRETFGRPLISRQSVQNTLAEMARRIDVARVYSRSVVERQLAGETSLVPQVCFAKNTAVEAGEWVANQAVQLFGGMGYMAESEVERQYRDMRILGIGGGTTEILTALAAKLLGYQS; via the coding sequence GTGAGCATCTGGAACACGCCCGAACGCGAACAGCTGCGAAAGACGGTGCGCTCGTTCACCGAACGCGAGATCCTGCCGCATATCGATGAATGGGAGCGGATCGGCGAGCTGCCGCGCGACCTGCACCGGCGCGCCGGGGCGGCCGGGTTGCTGGGCGCGGGCTTTCCCGAAACGGTCGGTGGTGGCGGCGGAGACGGTGCCGATCCGGTGATCATCTGCGAAGAACTGCACCAGGCCGGCGCACCGGGCGGCGTCTTCGCATCCTTGTTCACCTGCGGCATCGCGGTGCCGCACATGATCGCCTCGGGGGATGCGCGGCTGATCGAGACGTTCGTGCGGCCGACGTTGGCCGGGGAGAAGATCGGCGCGCTGGCCATCACCGAACCCGGCGGGGGTTCGGACGTCGGGCATCTGCGGACCAGCGCGGTGCGCGACGGCGACCACTATGTGATCAACGGCGCCAAGACTTACATCACGTCCGGGGTTCGCGCCGACTACGTCGTCACCGCGGTGCGCACGGGTGGGCCTGGCGCCGCCGGGGTTTCACTAGTGGTGGTCGAGAAGGGGACCCCGGGTTTCGAGGTCGCCCGCAAGCTGGACAAGATGGGCTGGCGCTCTTCGGACACCGCCGAGCTGTCCTACACCGATGTGCGGGTACCGGCCGCCAATCTCGTCGGGGGCGAGAACACCGGATTCGCCCAGATCGCCCGTGCGTTCGTCTCCGAGCGCATCGCCCTTGCCACGCAAGCGTATTCGAGCGCACAGCGCTGTCTGGACATCACCGCGCAGTGGTGTCGCGACCGGGAGACGTTCGGCCGCCCGCTGATCTCGCGCCAGTCGGTACAGAACACGCTCGCCGAGATGGCCCGCCGCATCGACGTCGCCCGCGTTTATTCGCGCAGCGTGGTGGAGCGCCAACTCGCGGGTGAAACCAGCCTCGTCCCGCAGGTGTGCTTCGCGAAAAACACCGCCGTCGAGGCCGGGGAATGGGTTGCCAACCAAGCCGTCCAGCTCTTCGGCGGCATGGGTTACATGGCCGAATCCGAAGTCGAACGCCAATACCGGGACATGAGAATCCTGGGCATCGGTGGCGGAACCACCGAAATCCTCACCGCTCTTGCCGCCAAGCTTCTGGGGTATCAATCGTGA
- a CDS encoding acyl-CoA carboxylase subunit beta, translating into MLQSTLDRNAPAYAEAASAAIARLEEIDAELAKALAGGGPKYVDRHHARGKLTPRERIELLVDPDSPFLELSPLAAYGSAFAIGASLVTGIGAVSGVECMIVANDPTVKGGTSNPWTLRKILRANQIAFQNRLPVISLVESGGADLPTQKEIFIPGGQMFRDLTRLSAAGIPTIALVFGNSTAGGAYVPGMSDHVVMIKERSKVFLAGPPLVKMATGEESDDESLGGAEMHARISGLADYFAVDELDAIRIGRRIVARLNWVKQGPAPRPVTEPLFDSEELIGIVPGDLRIPFDPREVIARIVDGSEFDEFKPLYGSSLVTGWAQLHGYPLGILANARGVLFSEESQKATQFIQLANRADTPLLFLHNTTGYMVGKDYEEGGMIKHGSMMINAVSNSTVPHISLLIGASYGAGHYGMCGRAYEPRFLFAWPSAKSAVMGGAQLSGVLSIVARAAAEARGQQVDEAADAAMRAAVEGQIEAESLPMVLSGMLYDDGVIDPRDTRTVLGMCLSAIANGPIKGTSNFGVFRM; encoded by the coding sequence GTGCTGCAGTCCACGCTCGACCGAAACGCTCCTGCCTACGCCGAGGCCGCGTCGGCGGCGATCGCACGGCTCGAAGAGATCGACGCCGAACTCGCCAAAGCGCTTGCGGGCGGTGGCCCCAAGTATGTCGACCGTCACCATGCCCGCGGCAAGCTGACCCCCCGGGAACGCATCGAGCTGCTCGTCGATCCGGACTCCCCGTTCCTGGAACTGAGCCCGCTGGCGGCGTACGGCAGCGCGTTTGCGATCGGAGCCAGCCTGGTCACCGGTATCGGCGCGGTCTCCGGTGTGGAATGCATGATCGTCGCCAACGACCCCACCGTCAAGGGCGGCACCAGCAATCCGTGGACGCTCCGAAAAATACTGCGGGCCAACCAGATCGCCTTCCAAAACCGGCTTCCCGTGATTTCGCTGGTGGAATCCGGCGGGGCGGACCTGCCCACGCAGAAGGAAATCTTCATCCCCGGCGGGCAGATGTTCCGAGATCTGACCCGGCTCTCGGCCGCCGGGATCCCCACCATCGCCCTGGTATTCGGCAACTCCACCGCGGGCGGCGCCTACGTCCCCGGCATGTCCGATCACGTGGTGATGATCAAGGAACGCTCGAAGGTGTTCCTGGCCGGTCCCCCGCTGGTGAAGATGGCGACCGGCGAGGAGTCCGACGACGAATCGCTGGGCGGCGCCGAAATGCACGCCCGCATTTCGGGTTTGGCCGACTATTTCGCCGTCGATGAGCTCGACGCGATCCGGATCGGGCGGCGCATTGTGGCCCGGCTGAACTGGGTCAAACAGGGACCCGCCCCGCGGCCCGTGACCGAGCCGCTGTTCGACTCCGAGGAATTGATCGGCATCGTACCCGGGGACCTGCGCATCCCATTCGACCCGCGGGAGGTGATCGCCCGGATCGTCGATGGGTCCGAATTCGACGAGTTCAAGCCGCTGTACGGATCGTCACTGGTGACGGGCTGGGCCCAGTTGCACGGCTATCCGCTGGGCATCCTGGCCAACGCGCGCGGCGTGCTGTTCAGCGAGGAGTCGCAGAAGGCCACCCAGTTCATCCAGCTGGCCAACCGCGCCGACACCCCACTGTTGTTCTTGCACAACACCACCGGCTACATGGTGGGCAAGGACTACGAGGAGGGTGGGATGATCAAACACGGATCAATGATGATCAACGCCGTGTCCAACTCGACCGTTCCCCACATCTCGCTGCTGATCGGCGCGTCGTACGGCGCGGGCCACTACGGCATGTGTGGCCGCGCCTACGAACCCCGCTTCCTGTTCGCCTGGCCCAGCGCCAAATCCGCGGTGATGGGCGGCGCCCAGCTGTCGGGCGTGCTGTCGATCGTGGCCCGAGCGGCCGCCGAGGCTCGCGGACAGCAAGTCGACGAGGCGGCCGATGCCGCGATGCGGGCCGCCGTCGAGGGCCAGATCGAAGCCGAGTCGCTGCCGATGGTGCTGTCCGGGATGCTCTACGACGACGGGGTGATCGACCCACGCGACACCCGCACCGTGCTGGGAATGTGTCTGTCCGCCATCGCCAATGGCCCGATCAAGGGAACGTCGAACTTCGGCGTCTTCAGGATGTGA
- a CDS encoding acetyl/propionyl/methylcrotonyl-CoA carboxylase subunit alpha, whose protein sequence is MSITRVLVANRGEIARRVFATCRRLALGTVAVYTDPDAGAPYVAEADARVRLTRTNDYLNAEAIIAAARAAGADAVHPGYGFLSENPEFAAAVEQAGLTWVGPPVDAVRAMGSKIESKKLMAAAGVPVLDELDPDAVTQAQLPVLVKASAGGGGRGMRVVRELSALPAEVAAARREAQSAFGDPTVFCERYLPAGHHVEVQVLADTHGTVWAVGERECSIQRRHQKIIEEAPSPLVERTPGMRAKLFDAARLAAAAIGYTGAGTVEFLADEDGEFYFLEMNTRLQVEHPVTEETTGLDLVELQLMIAEGGRLNTEPPAAQGYSIEARLYAEDPAHDWQPQAGLVHTIDVPGVRAQFCTLGRRTGIRLDSGIVDGFTVSIHYDPMLAKVISYAPARRQSALVLADALARARLHGPRTNRDLLVNLLRDPAFLDGATDTAFFDTHDLARLSAPLADATTIRLSAIAAALADAAHNRAVAPVFGSIPSGWRNLPSGYQLKTYRDDNDTDHRVEYRFARTGLELPGDPNVQLVSATVDQVVLAEDGVAHSFSVAGHGADIYVDSARGPVHLVALPRFPEPGSAVEQGSLVAPMPGAVIRLGAQVGDTVTAGQPLIWLEAMKMEHTIAAPSDGVLTHLNVNAGQQVEVGAILARVEVPPNGLAEGDSS, encoded by the coding sequence ATGTCAATCACTCGAGTCCTGGTGGCCAATCGCGGCGAGATCGCCCGGCGGGTGTTCGCCACCTGCCGACGGCTGGCGCTGGGCACCGTCGCTGTATACACCGACCCGGACGCGGGTGCGCCGTACGTCGCCGAGGCCGACGCCCGGGTGCGGCTGACGCGAACCAACGACTATCTGAATGCCGAGGCGATCATCGCGGCCGCTCGCGCCGCCGGTGCGGACGCGGTGCACCCCGGCTACGGATTCCTTTCGGAAAACCCCGAATTCGCGGCCGCGGTCGAGCAGGCGGGCCTAACCTGGGTCGGGCCGCCGGTCGATGCGGTGCGCGCGATGGGCTCCAAGATCGAGTCCAAGAAGCTCATGGCCGCCGCCGGGGTTCCGGTGCTCGACGAACTCGACCCCGACGCCGTCACCCAGGCGCAGCTTCCCGTACTGGTCAAGGCCTCCGCGGGCGGCGGCGGTCGCGGGATGCGGGTGGTTCGCGAATTGTCCGCCCTGCCGGCCGAAGTCGCCGCCGCCCGGCGCGAAGCGCAGTCCGCGTTCGGCGACCCCACCGTGTTCTGCGAGCGTTACCTGCCCGCCGGGCACCACGTCGAGGTTCAGGTCCTCGCCGATACGCACGGCACCGTGTGGGCCGTCGGGGAACGGGAATGCTCGATCCAGCGACGCCACCAGAAAATCATCGAAGAGGCCCCGTCCCCATTGGTCGAACGCACACCCGGTATGCGCGCCAAGCTCTTCGACGCGGCCCGGCTGGCCGCCGCCGCGATCGGCTACACCGGCGCCGGCACGGTGGAATTTCTCGCCGATGAGGACGGCGAGTTCTACTTCCTGGAGATGAACACCCGGCTGCAAGTCGAGCACCCAGTGACCGAAGAGACCACCGGACTCGACCTGGTCGAACTCCAGCTCATGATTGCCGAGGGCGGCCGACTCAATACGGAACCTCCTGCCGCCCAAGGGTATTCGATCGAGGCCAGACTCTATGCCGAGGACCCCGCGCACGACTGGCAGCCGCAGGCCGGCCTGGTGCACACCATCGACGTGCCGGGGGTTCGGGCGCAGTTCTGCACGCTGGGACGGCGGACGGGGATCCGGCTGGATTCCGGGATCGTCGACGGGTTCACGGTGTCGATCCACTACGACCCGATGCTGGCCAAGGTCATCTCGTACGCGCCGGCGCGCCGGCAATCGGCGCTGGTGCTCGCCGACGCGCTGGCCCGCGCCCGCCTGCACGGCCCGCGCACCAACCGCGACCTCTTGGTGAACCTGCTGCGTGATCCCGCGTTCCTGGACGGCGCTACCGACACCGCGTTTTTCGACACGCACGACCTGGCGAGGCTGTCGGCGCCCCTGGCCGACGCCACGACGATCCGGTTGTCGGCGATCGCCGCCGCGCTGGCCGACGCCGCGCACAACCGGGCCGTCGCCCCGGTCTTCGGCTCGATTCCCAGCGGCTGGCGCAACCTGCCGTCGGGCTATCAGCTGAAAACCTACCGCGACGACAACGACACCGATCACCGCGTCGAATATCGGTTCGCGAGAACCGGACTGGAACTGCCCGGTGACCCGAACGTGCAACTGGTCTCGGCCACCGTGGATCAGGTCGTGCTCGCTGAGGATGGGGTGGCCCACAGCTTCTCGGTTGCCGGCCACGGCGCCGATATCTACGTCGACTCGGCACGCGGACCGGTGCACTTGGTCGCGCTGCCCCGCTTTCCCGAGCCGGGTTCGGCCGTCGAACAGGGATCCCTGGTGGCACCCATGCCCGGCGCCGTCATCCGCCTCGGCGCCCAGGTGGGCGACACCGTTACCGCGGGTCAGCCGTTGATCTGGCTGGAGGCGATGAAGATGGAACACACCATTGCCGCCCCGTCCGACGGCGTGCTCACCCACCTCAACGTCAATGCCGGCCAGCAAGTCGAAGTCGGCGCCATTCTCGCACGAGTGGAAGTGCCCCCAAATGGCCTAGCAGAAGGAGATTCGTCATGA
- a CDS encoding acyl-CoA dehydrogenase family protein, with protein sequence MTDTSFIESEERQALRKAVSEWVSNYGYEYYLQKARAHEHTSELWAEAGKLGFLGVNLPEEYGGGGAGMYELSLVMEEMAAAGSALLLMVVSPAINGTIIAKFGTDEQKRRWLPGIADGSLTMAFAITEPDAGSNSHKITTTAHRDGSDWIIKGQKVFISGIDQAQAVLVVGRTEEAKTGKLRPALFVVPTDAPGFTYTPIEMELVSPERQFQVFLDDVRLPADALVGAEDAAIAQLFAGLNPERIMGAASAVGMGRFALGRAVDYVKTRKVWSTPIGAHQGLAHPLAQCHIEIELAKLMTQKAATLYDHGDDAGAAEAANMAKYAAAEASSRAVDQAVQSMGGNGLTKEYGVAAMMTSARLARIAPISREMVLNFVAQTSLGLPRSY encoded by the coding sequence ATGACCGACACCAGCTTCATCGAAAGCGAGGAACGCCAGGCCCTGCGCAAGGCGGTGTCGGAGTGGGTGTCTAATTATGGCTACGAGTATTACCTGCAGAAGGCGCGAGCTCACGAACACACCAGCGAGTTATGGGCCGAGGCAGGCAAACTCGGGTTTCTCGGAGTGAACCTGCCGGAGGAGTATGGCGGCGGCGGCGCCGGAATGTACGAGCTGTCGCTGGTCATGGAGGAGATGGCCGCCGCGGGTAGCGCACTACTGCTGATGGTGGTGTCGCCCGCCATCAACGGCACCATCATCGCCAAGTTCGGCACCGACGAGCAGAAGCGGCGCTGGCTGCCCGGCATCGCCGACGGCTCGTTGACGATGGCCTTCGCCATCACCGAGCCCGACGCCGGGTCCAACTCGCACAAGATCACCACGACCGCGCACCGCGACGGCAGCGACTGGATCATCAAGGGCCAGAAGGTCTTCATCTCCGGCATAGACCAGGCACAGGCCGTGCTGGTGGTCGGCCGAACCGAGGAGGCGAAAACCGGCAAGCTGCGCCCGGCCCTGTTCGTGGTGCCCACCGACGCGCCCGGCTTCACCTACACCCCGATCGAGATGGAGCTGGTCAGTCCCGAACGCCAGTTCCAGGTGTTCCTCGACGACGTCCGGCTGCCCGCCGACGCGCTCGTCGGGGCCGAAGACGCGGCCATCGCACAGCTTTTCGCCGGCCTGAACCCGGAGCGGATCATGGGCGCGGCCAGCGCGGTCGGGATGGGACGATTCGCGCTCGGCAGGGCCGTCGACTACGTCAAGACCCGCAAGGTCTGGTCCACCCCGATCGGCGCGCACCAGGGCCTGGCACATCCGTTGGCGCAGTGCCACATTGAGATCGAACTCGCCAAGCTGATGACGCAAAAGGCCGCGACGCTCTACGACCACGGCGACGACGCCGGCGCCGCCGAGGCCGCCAATATGGCGAAATACGCTGCCGCCGAGGCGTCGTCGCGCGCGGTCGACCAGGCCGTGCAGTCGATGGGTGGCAACGGGCTGACCAAGGAATACGGCGTGGCCGCCATGATGACCTCGGCCCGGCTGGCGCGGATCGCGCCGATCAGTCGCGAGATGGTACTCAACTTCGTGGCGCAGACATCGCTGGGTCTGCCCCGGTCCTACTGA
- a CDS encoding enoyl-CoA hydratase family protein, translated as MERVVEYAGPADCGGPLARLTLNSPHNRNALSAALVNQLHQGLRDAAADPAVRVVVLGHTGGTFCAGADLGQAAGGEPSGDREGGAAGRSGSPPSAPRGDREGGAAGRSGSPPSVYDMAVARAREMAALMRAIVESPLPVIAAINGHVRAGGFGLVGACDIAVAGPRSTFALTEARIGVAPAIISLTLLPKMTARAAARYYLTGEKFDAGEAAAIGLITMAVDDVDAAVASLVAEVGLGSPQGLAASKALTTAAVLEGFDRDAERLAEESARLFVSDEAREGMLAFLQKRAPSWAPAEG; from the coding sequence ATGGAACGGGTTGTCGAATATGCCGGCCCGGCCGACTGCGGAGGCCCGCTCGCCCGGCTGACGCTGAACTCCCCCCACAACCGCAACGCGCTTTCTGCCGCGCTGGTCAACCAACTGCACCAGGGGCTGCGGGACGCGGCCGCGGACCCGGCGGTGCGGGTCGTGGTGCTCGGGCACACCGGCGGCACCTTCTGTGCCGGAGCGGATCTGGGCCAGGCCGCCGGCGGCGAGCCTAGTGGCGATCGCGAGGGCGGCGCAGCCGGTCGAAGCGGGTCGCCACCATCGGCGCCTCGTGGCGATCGCGAGGGCGGCGCAGCCGGTCGAAGCGGGTCGCCGCCATCGGTGTACGACATGGCGGTGGCGCGGGCGCGCGAAATGGCCGCGCTGATGCGCGCCATCGTCGAGTCTCCGCTGCCGGTGATCGCCGCGATCAATGGGCATGTCCGGGCCGGCGGGTTCGGCCTGGTCGGTGCGTGCGACATCGCGGTCGCCGGTCCGCGCAGCACCTTCGCGCTGACCGAGGCCCGCATCGGCGTCGCTCCGGCGATCATCTCGTTGACGTTGCTGCCGAAGATGACCGCGCGGGCCGCGGCACGCTATTACCTCACCGGCGAGAAATTCGACGCCGGCGAAGCCGCGGCGATCGGATTGATCACCATGGCCGTCGATGACGTCGACGCCGCCGTGGCATCGCTGGTCGCCGAGGTCGGCCTGGGTTCGCCGCAGGGCCTCGCCGCGTCGAAGGCGCTCACCACGGCCGCGGTACTCGAAGGCTTCGACCGCGACGCCGAACGGCTTGCCGAAGAGTCGGCGCGGCTGTTCGTCTCCGACGAAGCCCGCGAAGGCATGCTTGCGTTCTTGCAGAAGCGTGCTCCCAGCTGGGCGCCGGCTGAGGGGTAG
- a CDS encoding DUF1707 SHOCT-like domain-containing protein — MSNSAQRDAGEARGESSRAADTDRIQLAQLLAYAAEQGRLELNDYEDRLTRAYAATTYQELDRLRADLPVSPVSPRRGGSCNPAPSTLLLALMSGFERRGRWNVPKKLTTLTLWGSGVLDLRYADFTSTEVDIHAYSIMGMQTILLPPEVNVEIHGRGVMGGFDREIVGEGTPGAPRVKIRGFSLWGGVGIKRKARRPRK; from the coding sequence ATGAGCAACTCGGCGCAACGTGATGCGGGGGAGGCACGCGGGGAATCGTCGCGCGCGGCCGACACCGATCGCATCCAACTTGCGCAGCTGCTGGCCTACGCGGCCGAGCAGGGCCGCCTCGAACTCAACGATTACGAAGACCGCTTGACCAGGGCTTATGCGGCGACAACGTACCAAGAGCTGGACCGGCTGCGGGCGGACCTCCCGGTTTCGCCAGTCAGTCCGCGCAGGGGCGGCAGCTGCAATCCGGCGCCGTCCACGCTGCTGCTGGCTCTCATGAGTGGGTTCGAGCGACGCGGTCGATGGAACGTGCCGAAGAAGCTCACCACGCTCACGTTGTGGGGCAGCGGGGTGCTGGATCTGCGCTACGCGGACTTCACCTCTACCGAGGTTGACATCCATGCGTACTCGATCATGGGCATGCAGACCATCCTGCTGCCGCCCGAAGTCAACGTGGAGATACACGGCCGCGGTGTGATGGGTGGCTTCGACCGCGAGATCGTGGGCGAAGGCACGCCGGGCGCGCCAAGGGTGAAGATCCGCGGCTTCTCGCTATGGGGCGGCGTGGGTATCAAGCGCAAGGCCCGCAGGCCCCGAAAGTAA